The segment CGCGATCGCCGGCGTGCGCGGCCTCGGCATCCGCGGCTGCGCCGTCTCGATGCCCTACAAGGAAGACGTCATCGCCCTCGTCGACCGCATGGACGCTTCGGCCGCCGCTATCGACTCGGTCAACACGATCGTGAACGACGCCGGCGTACTGACGGCCTACAACACGGACTACACCGCGATCGCCCAGTTGATCGAGCGCAACGCGATCGACCCGGCGTCGTCCGTGTTGCTCCGCGGTTCCGGCGGCATGGCCAAGGCCACCGCGGCTGCGTTCCGGGACGCCGGATTCTCCCGCGTCACCGTGGTTGCCCGGAATGAAAAGCTCGGGCAAGCCCTCGCGGGGCTCTATGGCTTCGGCTGGCAAGCCGAAGTAGGGGAGTCGACGGCGGACGTGCTCGTCAACGTGACCCCGATCGGCATGGCCGGCGGACCTGACTCCGGCTCACTGTCCTTCCCCGAAGCGGCGGTGGCGGCCGCGCAGGTAGTGTTCGACGTCGTCGCCCTCCCTGCAGAGACGCCGCTCATCAAGGCCGGCCGTGCGGCAGGAAAGACCGTGATCAGCGGCGCTGAAGTGGCCACGATCCAGGCACTCGAACAGTTCGTGCTCTACACGGGCATCACGCCGACACCGGAACAAGTGGCCGCGGCTGAGGAGTTCACGCGCTCCCAATAGGGCGCCGCGGGTCAGAGACCAGCTCAGGCAGCCGCTACGGGCTCCACCACAACAGCGACCTTTTCCTCGCCGATCCTGGTGAGGACCAGGGTGGCTGTTTTGTTGCCGCGGGATTTTGCCGAGTTCTTTCCGGCCGGCAGCAATTGTTTCCGCAGCTCTTCGGGGGTGACGGAGGTGCCGCGCTTCTTGATGTCCAGGACACCGACGCCGTTGGCATTCACCCAGGCCTTGAGGGCTTTGACGTTCAGCGGCATGACTTCCAGGACTTTGTAGGCACGGGCGAAGGGGGTCTCCACCAGTTCCGGAGCGCAAATATAGGCAATGTGTTGGTCTACAAGGTGGCCGCCCAGCCGGAGCGCGATGTCGGCCACCAGGCCCGCACGGATCACCGCGCCGTCCGGTTCGTACAGGTATCCCTCCACGGGCCCGACGTCGGGCACCGGGCCGCCGTCGAAATCTTCGCCGCTGGTGATCTCTGCTGCCCCCTGCGGCCCGAGCACCAGGGCGGCGCGGCGGATGCCGGGGCGGGCGACGTCGTTGAACCACAGCGTTACTTCCGTAACGTCCCCTCCCACCGAAACCCACTGTGCCTCGCAGCCGGCCGGAACCGATTCGTGTGGCATCCCCGGGCCCATCTTGACCCCGACGGACTTGCCGGTAGCGGCCAGCGATTCAACGAAGGACAACGGCGGCGAGAACGCCTCGGGGTCCCAGATCCTTTTGGTTCCCGACGACGACGTCGTGCGGCGCGCCGGATCGAGCCACACGCCGTCGACGCCGTCGAGGGGCATCGCCGTGGCGTCGGAGTGCACCACCGTTGCGCGCGGGAAAGACATGAGGTTGATGGTGGCGCAGGCGGCGGTGGTCTCGTCGAGTTCCACGGCGGTGACCTTGATGTCCATGGACGCCATGGCCATGGAGTCGGCTCCAAGCCCGCAGCCCAGGTCCGCGACGTGCTGCGTGCCCGCCTTGGCGAAGCGTTCGGCATGCCTGGCTGCAACATTGAGCCGGGTGGCCTGTTCCAGGCCGGCCTGGGTGAAGAGCATCTGCCGGGCGAATTCGCCGAACTTGGCCTCGGCCCGGGTGCGGAGCCTGGACTGGGTGAGGACGGCGGCAACGAGTGCGGGGGAGTGGCCGTCTTTGCGCAGGCGCGCATTCAGGGCGAAGGCTTCGCCATCGCGGTACGGTCCCAAGGACGCCAGCAGTTCCCAACCTTCCGTTGTCAGCAAGGGGGCAATCTGGTCCGGGGATGTGTCAGCCATGGGAACTAGCCTAGTGCTCGCCCGTCATACGGGGTCGGGAGGGATCCGGGACCCCTCGGGCCGATAGGGTTGATGCCATGGAAGACAACCCAGTACGCCAGCCCGACGACGCCAATGGTTCTCCCTCTGCCCCGGATAAACGTCAATTCGCCGGAAATCTCTCCAAGTATGCCCGTCCTGCGCTCATCGTGGGTGCTTTGATTGCCGTTGTCTGCATCGCGCTGTTGATCATTATTTTCTTCCTAGACTCTTTCAACGCGGCCACCTACTCGATGACCGGTAATAGCGTCCAGGACGCCACGGATGAGGCCCGGGACATCCGTGACACCTACACCGGCGCCCGCATCGGAGCGATCGTCGGGCTGGCGGTGTTCGGCGTCGTCGCGCTCGCAAGCGGCGTCGTGCTCTACCTGAACCGCGGAACCGCACCGAAGGAAGAGTACGACGACGGCGAGGACGTTGACTTCGACGACCTCGCCGGGCAATGAGCGTGTGAGCCGGAAGCGCCCTTTGGACGTTCACCCGTGACGGAATTCTGGCACTCGCCTTGACCGAGTGCTAATGCTTACATAGAGTCTTGATTAGCACTCTCCCTAGGCGGGTGCTAATCATGCCGCCAGGCACTTACCGGCACCGCGACGACGGTAAGCCCGCCACGGCACCCCTGGTTTGATAGTCCATGTACTACCTCACGTAAAGGAGAGATCCGAGTGTCGGTCTCCATTAAGCCTCTCGAGGATCGCATTGTTGTCCGCCCGCTCGAAGCAGAGCAGACCACGGCTTCCGGCCTGGTCATCCCGGACACTGCACAGGAAAAGCCGCAGGAAGGCGAAGTTGTCGCAGTTGGCCCCGGCCGCTTCGATGACAACGGCAACCGCGTACCCGTCGACGTAACCGTTGGCGACGTCGTCATCTACTCCAAGTACGGCGGAACTGAAGTCAAGACCGGCGGCAGCGAATACCTCGTTCTGTCCGCCCGCGACGTTCTGGCAATCGTCGTTAAGTAATTCCCTGGATCCCGCATCGCAGATCGAGTCGGACGTCTTCCGGTCGAATCAGCGGTGCGGGTTTTCCGTCTTGAAAGGACACAACCATGGCAAAGCAGCTTGCGTTTAACGACGCTGCCCGTCGCTCGCTCGAAGCAGGCATTGACAAGCTCGCCAACACCGTCAAGGTCACCCTTGGCCCGCGCGGGCGCAACGTCGTTCTGGACAAGAAGTGGGGAGCTCCCACCATCACCAACGACGGCGTGACGATCGCCCGCGAAGTCGAACTCGACGACCCGTATGAGAACCTTGGCGCGCAGCTGGCCAAGGAAGTCGCCACCAAGACCAATGACGTCGCAGGCGACGGCACCACCACGGCCACCGTGCTGGCACAGGCACTCGTCAAGGAGGGCCTGCGCAACGTTGCCGCCGGAGCCGCCCCTGGCGAAATCAAGCGCGGCATCGAAGTTTCGGTCCAGGCCGTGGCTGCCCGCCTCCTGGAAAACGCCCGCGAAGTAGAAGGCACCCAGGTTGCCAGCGTTGCCGCGATCTCCGCCCAGAGCGATGAGGTTGGCGAGCTCCTCGCCGAGGCCTTCGGCAAGGTCGGCAAGGATGGTGTCATCACCATCGAAGAGTCTTCCACCACACAGACCGAACTGGTCCTCACCGAGGGCATGCAGTTCGACAAGGGCTACCTGTCCCCGTACTTCGTCACTGACGCGGAACGCCAGGAAGCTGTTCTGGAAGACGCGCTCATCCTGATCAACCAGGGCAAGATCTCCTCGCTGCAGGAATTCCTGCCGCTCCTCGAGAAGGCCCTGCAGGCAGCCAAGCCGCTCTTCATCATTGCTGAGGACATCGACGGCGAGGCACTGTCCACGCTGATCGTGAACCGTATCCGTGGCACCCTGAACGTCGTTGCCGTCAAGGCTCCGGGCTTCGGCGACCGCCGCAAGGCCATGCTGCAGGACATTGCCACACTGACCGGCGCACAGGTTGTCTCCCCGGAGCTCGGCCTGTCCCTGGACCAGGTTGGCCTCGAGGTCCTCGGCAGTGCCCGCCGGATCACCGTCACCAAGGACAACACCACCATCGTTGACGGCGCTGGTACGGCTGAGGACGTCGCAGCACGCGTCGCCCAGATCCGTGCCGAGCTGACCCGCACCGACTCCGACTGGGACCGGGAAAAACTGCAGGAACGGCTCGCAAAGCTGGCAGGCGGCATCGGCGTCATCAAGGTCGGCGCAGCCACCGAGGTCGAGCTCAAGGAAAAGAAGCACCGTATCGAGGACGCAGTTTCCTCGACGCGTGCTGCCCTTGAAGAAGGCATCGTCTCCGGCGGTGGATCCGCCCTCATCCACGCCCTCAAGGCACTGGACGAGGACGCCGCCGTCAAGGCACTGGAAGGCGACGCGGCTGCCGCCGTCGGCATCGTCCGCCGCGCCCTGACCCAGCCCCTTCGCTGGATCGCCCAGAACGCCGGCTTCGACGGCTACGTCGTCGTAGCCAAGGTTGCCGAGCTGGAAGACAACCACGGCTTCAACGCGAAGTCCGGTGTGTACGAGGACCTGATCGCCGCTGGCGTGATCGACCCCGTCAAGGTCACCCGCTCCGCGCTCCAGAATGCCGCGTCCATCGCAGCCTTGGTTCTCACCACCGAGACCCTGGTTGTCGAGAAGCCGGCCGAGGAAGACGAGCACGCAGGCCACAGCCACTAATATTGGTTGCTCGATGCGCGAGGCCCGGTCCCCTTTGGGGGCCGGGCCTCCTGCATGTGGGGGTGCGGGATGACGACCAGAGGCCGGTAAGACGGCATGGAGGATTGACCCAGACAACGTTCCGGAACCTCCCAGCCGCTTGTGTCCTAATGGATCGTAGGAAGTTGGTTGAACGCGGTCTCAATTGACGACGAACATTTCGAATCAGTAGGGTAGACGGTTTGAGTAGCACCCTGGAGGCAAGACTTTGACAACCACGCGCCCGATTGCGCTTCGGCGAACTAGCGGCGAGACGCAGAATTCGGCACCTAAATCGACGTTCCGTCCTGAAATCCAGGGACTTCGATCTGTTGCCGTCCTCATGGTTGTCACGTACCACATCTGGTTTGGCCGGGTCTCCGGCGGGGTGGATGTCTTCCTCCTGGTCTCGGCATTCCTCATGACGGCGCAGTTCACGAGACGGTATGCCGGCGGGCGGCAAACAGAACTGATCAAGCACTATCTTCATCACTTCCGGAGGCTCTTGCCCGGAGCCGTCACGGTGATTGTTGGAACGCTGGCCGCCACCTACCTCTTCATGCCGGCCACCCGCTGGGTCGATACCATCAAGCAGGGCTGGGCTTCACTTTTCTACGTTGAGAACTTCCTGCTGCAGTCGCAGGCCGTCAACTACTACGCTGCGGACCACAGCCTGGCCAGCCCGTTACAGCAATTCTGGTCGCTGTCCATTCAAGGACAAGTCTTCATTGTCTGGCCGATCATCTTTGTGGGAGCAGGCTGGGCGGCGAGAAGGTTCAGGCTCGCGTACGTTCCCCTCCTGCGTTACATCTTCGGAATAATCTTCCTGGTTTCCCTGGTGTACTCGGTCGTTTATACCGCTACGGACCAATCGGCGGAGTACTTCTCGACGGCGGCCAGGCTTTGGGAATTTGCCCTTGGAACTCTTCTGGCCCTCTTCCTGCCTTCGCTCAAAATACCCAGGTCGGCCAGGATCGTCCTTGGCTGGATCGGCGTCCTGGCGATGCTTAGCTGCGGGCTCATTCTCGACGTCGAGGGCGTCTTCCCCGGGTGGTTGGCTTTGTGGCCCACCCTGGCCGCCGCCTGTGTGCTCGCAGCGGGCCAGACCCAGAGTCGATTCGGAATCGACCGGATCCTCAGTTCCAAGCCGCTCGTGCGGATGGGGAACAATTCGTACGCCCTCTACCTTTGGCACTGGCCCATGTTGGTCATCTATTTGGCTTGGTCCGGCAAGACCCACGCTGGCTGGTTGTCCGGCACGGTGATTATTATTGGTGCCTTCCTTTTGGCTGTTCTGACCACGAGGTTCATCGAGAAGCCGTTGCGGGAGTGGAAGTGGCCCGAGGCCAACCGGCGCAGAAGCGTGATTTCGCTGGTTGCGGTAGGGACCGTGGCTATTCTGCCGCTGGCGGGTTGGCCCCTGCAGATCGAGCAGACAAACCGCGCGCTGGTCGCAAACATGGATGCCCGCAACCCCGGAGCGGCCGCCGTCGGCGGGGACTTCGTGTACACCCCCGATCCGGGGGTGCCCTTGGTTCCAAGCATGACCGCA is part of the Arthrobacter ramosus genome and harbors:
- a CDS encoding class I SAM-dependent methyltransferase, with the protein product MADTSPDQIAPLLTTEGWELLASLGPYRDGEAFALNARLRKDGHSPALVAAVLTQSRLRTRAEAKFGEFARQMLFTQAGLEQATRLNVAARHAERFAKAGTQHVADLGCGLGADSMAMASMDIKVTAVELDETTAACATINLMSFPRATVVHSDATAMPLDGVDGVWLDPARRTTSSSGTKRIWDPEAFSPPLSFVESLAATGKSVGVKMGPGMPHESVPAGCEAQWVSVGGDVTEVTLWFNDVARPGIRRAALVLGPQGAAEITSGEDFDGGPVPDVGPVEGYLYEPDGAVIRAGLVADIALRLGGHLVDQHIAYICAPELVETPFARAYKVLEVMPLNVKALKAWVNANGVGVLDIKKRGTSVTPEELRKQLLPAGKNSAKSRGNKTATLVLTRIGEEKVAVVVEPVAAA
- a CDS encoding shikimate 5-dehydrogenase, whose product is MPILNKDMTLCISLSARPSNNGTRFHNFLYEALGLNWIYKAFAPTDLPNAIAGVRGLGIRGCAVSMPYKEDVIALVDRMDASAAAIDSVNTIVNDAGVLTAYNTDYTAIAQLIERNAIDPASSVLLRGSGGMAKATAAAFRDAGFSRVTVVARNEKLGQALAGLYGFGWQAEVGESTADVLVNVTPIGMAGGPDSGSLSFPEAAVAAAQVVFDVVALPAETPLIKAGRAAGKTVISGAEVATIQALEQFVLYTGITPTPEQVAAAEEFTRSQ
- the groES gene encoding co-chaperone GroES — its product is MSVSIKPLEDRIVVRPLEAEQTTASGLVIPDTAQEKPQEGEVVAVGPGRFDDNGNRVPVDVTVGDVVIYSKYGGTEVKTGGSEYLVLSARDVLAIVVK
- a CDS encoding acyltransferase family protein; this translates as MTTTRPIALRRTSGETQNSAPKSTFRPEIQGLRSVAVLMVVTYHIWFGRVSGGVDVFLLVSAFLMTAQFTRRYAGGRQTELIKHYLHHFRRLLPGAVTVIVGTLAATYLFMPATRWVDTIKQGWASLFYVENFLLQSQAVNYYAADHSLASPLQQFWSLSIQGQVFIVWPIIFVGAGWAARRFRLAYVPLLRYIFGIIFLVSLVYSVVYTATDQSAEYFSTAARLWEFALGTLLALFLPSLKIPRSARIVLGWIGVLAMLSCGLILDVEGVFPGWLALWPTLAAACVLAAGQTQSRFGIDRILSSKPLVRMGNNSYALYLWHWPMLVIYLAWSGKTHAGWLSGTVIIIGAFLLAVLTTRFIEKPLREWKWPEANRRRSVISLVAVGTVAILPLAGWPLQIEQTNRALVANMDARNPGAAAVGGDFVYTPDPGVPLVPSMTAVDGDWPVFPTPCTGTADPQEFVNRCTNGIKNGTKSVVVIGSSHAHVLNTPLLTMAAKNNWSLTSITKGYCPLGEDTAADITQACVDFNKATLAEVLKMKPDVVVTTSTRTNAQSNVPERLDPSWVTEVKTLNDAGIQVVAFRDTPRAAQPVPACLEKNPGAYVACGSQRAEIYSEDSPTGAVAAGMPDTKFLDLSKYFCPDANCPAVIGNVMVYKDDNHVTATYMKTLTPYFEKAFMAATGWS
- the groL gene encoding chaperonin GroEL (60 kDa chaperone family; promotes refolding of misfolded polypeptides especially under stressful conditions; forms two stacked rings of heptamers to form a barrel-shaped 14mer; ends can be capped by GroES; misfolded proteins enter the barrel where they are refolded when GroES binds) is translated as MAKQLAFNDAARRSLEAGIDKLANTVKVTLGPRGRNVVLDKKWGAPTITNDGVTIAREVELDDPYENLGAQLAKEVATKTNDVAGDGTTTATVLAQALVKEGLRNVAAGAAPGEIKRGIEVSVQAVAARLLENAREVEGTQVASVAAISAQSDEVGELLAEAFGKVGKDGVITIEESSTTQTELVLTEGMQFDKGYLSPYFVTDAERQEAVLEDALILINQGKISSLQEFLPLLEKALQAAKPLFIIAEDIDGEALSTLIVNRIRGTLNVVAVKAPGFGDRRKAMLQDIATLTGAQVVSPELGLSLDQVGLEVLGSARRITVTKDNTTIVDGAGTAEDVAARVAQIRAELTRTDSDWDREKLQERLAKLAGGIGVIKVGAATEVELKEKKHRIEDAVSSTRAALEEGIVSGGGSALIHALKALDEDAAVKALEGDAAAAVGIVRRALTQPLRWIAQNAGFDGYVVVAKVAELEDNHGFNAKSGVYEDLIAAGVIDPVKVTRSALQNAASIAALVLTTETLVVEKPAEEDEHAGHSH